A DNA window from Oncorhynchus tshawytscha isolate Ot180627B linkage group LG13, Otsh_v2.0, whole genome shotgun sequence contains the following coding sequences:
- the LOC112265754 gene encoding protein phosphatase 1D isoform X2 yields MKRSRFMDTTEWPKTFTGLPSTSGTTASVVVVRGNRMYVAHVGDSAIVLGVQDDPSDQFIRAVEVTQDHKPELPKERERIEGLGGSVIKKSGVNRVVWKRPRLTHNGPVRRSTVMDQIPFLAVARALGDLWSYDFYSGEFVVSPEPDTCVLTLDPNKHRYIILGSDGLWNMVPPQDAVSMCQDNDEAMAPCGVSSARQLVSHALLRWRQRMLRADNTSAIVITLQEPGVPQEPLHHEEVLLNLAEGQHCGPASDSRSNTPLVKVPDMDMSSAVCELLPTLERRNGLSGSSLYALALSDPFGPPLSDSDDDSRTRFPLMTASPAPGEKLSEVNARTPGAKRTLDETSPNPVPSAKRSRRRNGENPPAGVVGAGGGKDGGGKDQKQSPTPPPANVSPALLQQQHGKTTVCVC; encoded by the exons ccgaATGGCCCAAGACTTTCACAGGGTTACCCAGCACCTCAGGCACCACGGCCAGTGTCGTGGTAGTCCGGGGGAACCGCATGTACGTGGCCCACGTAGGAGACTCTGCCATAGTGCTGGGGGTCCAGGATGACCCCTCTGACCAGTTCATCAGGGCCGTGGAGGTTACACAGGACCACAAGCCTGAGCTGCCCAAGGAGAGGGAACGCATCGAAGGGCTGGGGGGCAG TGTGATAAAGAAGTCGGGTGTGAACCGGGTGGTGTGGAAGAGACCCAGGCTGACTCATAACGGGCCGGTCCGGAGGAGCACCGTCATGGACCAGATACCGTTCCTGGCCGTGGCCAGAGCTCTAG GAGACCTGTGGAGCTATGACTTCTACAGCGGAGAGTTTGTCGTGTCCCCGGAGCCAGACACCTGTGTTCTGACCCTTGACCCCAATAAACACCGTTACATCATCCTGGGCAGTGACGGGCTGTGGAACATGGTGCCCCCCCAGGACGCTGTCTCCATGTGCCAGGACAACGATGAGGCCATG GCGCCGTGCGGGGTGTCCAGCGCTCGCCAGCTGGTGAGCCACGCCCTCCTGCGGTGGCGCCAGAGGATGCTGCGTGCGGACAACACATCGGCCATCGTGATCACCCTGCAGGAGCCGGGTGTCCCTCAGGAACCCCTCCACCACGAGGAGGTGCTGCTGAACCTGGCCGAGGGACAACACTGTGGCCCTGCATCGGACTCCCGCTCCAACACACCACTCGTCAAG gttccagACATGGACATGTCGTCTGCTGTGTGTGAGCTCCTCCCGACCCTGGAGAGACGAAACGGCCTATCAGGGAGCAGCCTGTACGCCTTGGCCCTATCAGATCCCTTCGGCCCGCCCCTCTCTGACTCGGATGACGACTCCCGCACCAGGTTTCCCCTGATGACCGCCAGCCCCGCCCCGGGGGAGAAACTTAGTGAGGTCAATGCCAGGACGCCCGGCGCCAAACGGACGCTGGATGAGACGTCGCCCAACCCCGTCCCGTCCGCCAAGAGGAGCCGGAGGAGGAATGGCGAGAACCCACCGGCGGGGGTggtgggggcggggggggggaAAGACGGTGGCGGAAAGGACCAGAAACAGTCTCCGACTCCGCCCCCTGCCAACGTGTCCCCTGCACTACTCCAGCAGCAACACGGCaagaccactgtgtgtgtgtgctga